A single window of Luteipulveratus halotolerans DNA harbors:
- a CDS encoding glycine--tRNA ligase, producing the protein MLTVQDALIRLQKFWTDRGCMVVQPYNSEVGAGTMNPATLMRVLGPEPWRAAYVEPSVRPDDSRYGENPNRLQTHTQFQVILKPDPGNPQELYLESLEALDIDIHAHDVRFVEDNWAQPAIGAWGLGWEVWLDGMEITQFTYFQQVGGQNLDPVSVELTYGIERIMMAQQGVTHFKDLQYAPGVTYGEAFGQQEYEMSRYYLDDADVDANRDLFEHYTAEAQRLVDARLPIPAHNYVLKSSHAFNVLDSRGAISTTERAKAFSTMRRLAREVARLWVERREELDFPLMKSQTDVKVQVRSAIMPPRPDAEAPETVATSHDSQPLAIEIGVEELPPHVVVQAIEQVRTTLTERLGATRLTHGAIDVVGTPRRIVATVADVSAHEPDAESLRKGPKVAAAYDADGNPTKACEGFARGQKVDPSSLVRAEFDGAEHVAVTVTEKGRPVIEVAEQLVADLVTSLRADKNMRWSDPQLAYSRPIRWLVALWGATVVPAEVSSLRAGRTTYVHRTDVDPLVEVKDAASLRNTLEAHGLVLDPVVRRTQVVDAARTLAASVGGTIDFDGESALVDEITNLVEQPQGILGSYGPKYLELPEQILTTVMRKHQRYLPVRDEAGELMPYFVTIANGDCDDELVRLGNESVIRARYEDAAFFYDADLKVPLTDLRAQISKLTFEDRVGSMADRADRIRDVAAALASSMSLSAEESKTLARAGELAKFDLSSQMVVELSSLAGTMAKEYAARAGETPEVASALLEMEQPRSAGDAVPESRPGALLALADRFDLLMAMFALGAKPTGSSDPFALRRAALGVVSILRKHDALSTVTVASGLAAAADRLRQQGLDVSSESVDAATEFVIGRFGQQLRDEGVSVDLVSSVSSLAGSPGKAEQALGDIASVRHSDTFAPLVEAVQRITRIVPEGTQPSYDRAHLTEPAEVALADAVDGLPDHAADSIPEWAADAGALVEPLGRFFDDVLVMAEDADVKAARLGLLQTVVSRAPRGIDWQALHTAIA; encoded by the coding sequence GTGCTGACCGTGCAAGACGCCCTCATCCGCCTGCAGAAGTTCTGGACCGACCGTGGCTGCATGGTCGTCCAGCCCTACAACTCCGAGGTCGGAGCCGGGACGATGAACCCCGCCACCCTCATGCGGGTGCTCGGACCCGAGCCGTGGCGGGCGGCGTACGTCGAGCCGTCGGTGCGTCCTGACGACAGCCGTTACGGCGAGAACCCCAACCGGCTGCAGACGCACACCCAGTTCCAGGTGATCCTCAAGCCCGACCCGGGCAACCCGCAGGAGCTCTACCTGGAGTCGCTCGAGGCCCTCGACATCGACATCCATGCCCACGACGTGCGCTTCGTCGAGGACAACTGGGCGCAGCCGGCCATCGGCGCGTGGGGCCTGGGCTGGGAGGTCTGGCTCGACGGGATGGAGATCACCCAGTTCACCTACTTCCAGCAGGTGGGCGGGCAGAACCTCGACCCGGTGAGCGTCGAGCTCACCTACGGCATCGAGCGCATCATGATGGCCCAGCAGGGCGTCACGCACTTCAAGGACCTGCAGTACGCGCCGGGCGTCACCTACGGCGAGGCGTTCGGGCAGCAGGAGTACGAGATGTCTCGTTACTACCTCGACGACGCCGACGTCGACGCCAACCGCGACCTGTTCGAGCACTACACCGCCGAGGCCCAGCGCCTGGTCGACGCACGCCTGCCGATCCCGGCGCACAACTACGTGCTGAAGTCCTCGCACGCGTTCAACGTCCTCGACTCCCGCGGTGCGATCTCCACGACCGAGCGCGCCAAGGCGTTCTCGACGATGCGCCGCCTCGCCCGCGAGGTGGCCCGGCTGTGGGTCGAGCGGCGCGAGGAGCTCGACTTCCCGCTGATGAAGTCGCAGACCGACGTCAAGGTGCAGGTCCGCTCCGCGATCATGCCGCCCCGCCCGGACGCTGAGGCGCCCGAAACCGTTGCCACGTCTCACGACTCGCAGCCCCTGGCCATCGAGATCGGTGTCGAGGAGCTGCCCCCGCACGTGGTCGTCCAGGCGATCGAGCAGGTCCGTACGACGCTCACCGAGCGCCTCGGCGCGACCCGCCTGACGCACGGCGCGATCGACGTCGTCGGCACGCCGCGGCGCATCGTGGCCACGGTCGCTGATGTGTCGGCCCACGAGCCCGACGCCGAGTCGCTGCGCAAGGGGCCCAAGGTCGCGGCGGCGTACGACGCCGACGGCAACCCCACCAAGGCGTGCGAGGGCTTCGCCCGCGGCCAGAAGGTCGATCCATCGAGCCTCGTTCGTGCTGAATTTGATGGCGCCGAGCACGTCGCCGTCACGGTGACCGAGAAGGGCCGCCCGGTCATCGAGGTGGCCGAGCAGCTGGTCGCCGACCTCGTGACGAGCCTGCGCGCCGACAAGAACATGCGGTGGAGCGACCCCCAGCTGGCCTACAGCCGTCCGATCCGGTGGCTGGTGGCCCTGTGGGGTGCCACCGTGGTGCCGGCCGAGGTGTCGTCGCTGCGCGCGGGCCGCACCACCTACGTGCACCGCACCGACGTCGACCCGCTCGTCGAGGTCAAGGACGCCGCCTCGCTGCGCAACACCCTCGAGGCCCACGGGCTCGTGCTCGACCCGGTCGTCCGTCGTACGCAGGTCGTCGACGCGGCGCGCACGCTGGCGGCGTCGGTCGGCGGCACCATCGACTTCGACGGCGAGTCGGCCCTGGTCGACGAGATCACCAACCTGGTCGAGCAGCCGCAAGGCATCCTCGGCTCCTACGGCCCGAAGTACCTCGAGCTGCCCGAGCAGATCCTCACCACGGTCATGCGCAAGCACCAGCGCTACCTGCCCGTGCGCGACGAGGCCGGCGAGCTCATGCCGTACTTCGTCACCATCGCCAACGGCGACTGCGACGACGAGCTGGTCCGCCTCGGCAACGAGTCGGTCATCCGCGCGCGCTACGAGGACGCGGCGTTCTTCTACGACGCCGACCTCAAGGTGCCGCTGACCGACCTGCGCGCTCAGATCAGCAAGCTGACCTTCGAGGACCGGGTCGGCTCCATGGCCGACCGCGCCGACCGCATTCGCGACGTGGCCGCTGCGCTGGCGTCGTCGATGTCGCTGTCGGCCGAGGAGTCGAAGACCCTCGCGCGCGCCGGCGAGCTGGCCAAGTTCGACCTGTCGTCGCAGATGGTCGTCGAGCTCTCCTCGCTCGCGGGCACCATGGCCAAGGAGTACGCAGCCCGCGCCGGTGAGACCCCGGAGGTCGCCTCCGCGCTGCTCGAGATGGAGCAGCCGCGCTCAGCCGGTGACGCGGTGCCCGAGTCGCGCCCGGGTGCGCTGCTCGCGCTCGCCGACCGGTTCGACCTGCTCATGGCGATGTTCGCGCTCGGCGCCAAGCCGACCGGTTCGTCCGACCCGTTCGCGCTGCGTCGTGCCGCGCTCGGTGTGGTGTCGATCCTGCGCAAGCACGACGCCCTCAGCACGGTCACCGTCGCGTCCGGGCTGGCGGCTGCGGCCGACCGCCTGCGCCAGCAGGGCCTCGACGTGAGCAGCGAGTCCGTCGACGCCGCAACGGAGTTCGTGATCGGCCGGTTCGGTCAGCAGCTGCGCGACGAAGGCGTGTCGGTCGATCTCGTGTCGTCCGTCAGCTCGCTCGCCGGCTCGCCGGGCAAGGCCGAGCAGGCGCTCGGCGACATCGCATCGGTGCGGCACAGCGACACGTTCGCGCCGCTCGTCGAGGCCGTTCAGCGCATCACGCGCATCGTCCCCGAGGGCACGCAGCCGTCGTACGACCGTGCGCACCTGACCGAGCCCGCCGAGGTCGCGCTCGCGGACGCGGTCGACGGTCTGCCCGACCACGCGGCCGACTCGATCCCCGAGTGGGCTGCTGACGCCGGTGCGCTCGTCGAGCCGCTCGGCCGGTTCTTCGACGACGTGCTCGTGATGGCCGAGGACGCGGACGTGAAGGCCGCCCGGCTCGGGCTGCTGCAGACGGTCGTGTCACGTGCGCCGCGCGGCATCGACTGGCAGGCGCTGCACACCGCCATCGCCTGA
- a CDS encoding AAA family ATPase, translated as MPRLIVLNGPPAVGKSTLASRYVDEHRLAIALDLDRLRLLAFGAADVAGVPAMNATRDLALGAARAHLRAGRDVVVPQYLGRPDYLEALEGLAAEVGADFHEIVLMDSEQRLEQRFAERTAAATRIEHVAAAAGIQDEGPESLAAMRARLVELVATRPHAVVIECPEGTEDITYRAVLRAIGDPA; from the coding sequence GTGCCGCGACTCATCGTCCTCAACGGTCCACCCGCGGTGGGCAAGTCGACCCTCGCGTCGCGCTACGTCGACGAGCACCGGCTCGCGATCGCTCTCGACCTGGACCGGTTGCGGCTGCTGGCGTTCGGCGCTGCCGACGTCGCCGGCGTACCCGCGATGAACGCCACCCGAGACCTCGCGCTCGGCGCGGCCCGTGCGCACCTGCGTGCGGGCCGCGACGTCGTGGTGCCGCAGTACCTCGGGCGCCCCGACTACCTCGAGGCGCTCGAAGGGCTGGCCGCCGAGGTCGGCGCCGACTTCCACGAGATCGTCCTGATGGACAGTGAGCAGCGGCTGGAGCAGCGGTTCGCCGAGCGCACGGCCGCCGCCACCCGGATCGAGCACGTCGCCGCGGCGGCCGGCATCCAGGACGAGGGCCCCGAGTCACTGGCTGCGATGCGGGCGCGGCTCGTGGAGCTCGTGGCCACCCGTCCGCACGCCGTGGTCATCGAGTGCCCCGAGGGCACCGAGGACATCACCTACCGCGCCGTGCTGCGCGCGATCGGCGACCCCGCGTAA
- a CDS encoding DUF2182 domain-containing protein: MTTTEPTQHMTQLRGESPGRTTRPGGSARSTALVTAVVLAAAGAAWLVLATLPVGRAAHGSGAHGGGAHGAAAHAGHAAEPGAGLWFAGWALMVVAMMLPPALPLLRTIRQVATRRTRPGTLVTACLLAFVGVWTGVGVLYLGADRLAAAYVDRLAILHAHPQVPAGLAVVATDAYQLTPWKRACLSACRTPRSVVLTVWTGARPPVVEGAAVGALYGAICVGCCWALMLLTLAVGVAALPVMLVAAVVMSAERLLPHVRPLVPAVAVGSIALGLLVLAGIVPAALGTSH; encoded by the coding sequence ATGACGACGACTGAGCCGACGCAGCACATGACGCAGCTGCGCGGCGAGAGCCCGGGACGAACGACGCGGCCGGGCGGGTCCGCACGGTCGACGGCGCTCGTCACGGCAGTCGTGCTCGCGGCTGCCGGCGCGGCCTGGCTCGTCCTCGCGACCCTGCCGGTCGGGCGCGCCGCCCATGGGAGCGGTGCCCATGGAGGCGGCGCGCACGGAGCCGCTGCTCACGCCGGCCACGCCGCAGAGCCCGGCGCCGGGCTGTGGTTCGCCGGGTGGGCGCTGATGGTCGTCGCGATGATGCTGCCGCCGGCCCTGCCGTTACTGAGGACCATCCGGCAGGTCGCCACGCGCCGTACCCGTCCCGGGACCTTGGTCACCGCCTGTCTGCTCGCCTTCGTCGGGGTCTGGACCGGCGTCGGAGTGCTCTACCTCGGCGCCGACAGGCTGGCCGCGGCGTACGTCGACCGGCTCGCGATCCTGCACGCCCACCCGCAGGTGCCGGCCGGGCTCGCGGTCGTCGCGACGGACGCTTACCAGCTGACGCCGTGGAAACGCGCGTGCCTGTCCGCGTGTCGTACGCCCCGGTCGGTCGTGCTGACCGTGTGGACGGGCGCCCGACCGCCGGTCGTCGAGGGCGCCGCGGTCGGCGCGCTCTACGGCGCGATCTGCGTCGGCTGCTGCTGGGCGCTGATGCTGCTGACGCTCGCAGTCGGCGTCGCTGCGCTGCCAGTGATGCTCGTCGCGGCCGTCGTCATGAGCGCTGAGCGGTTGCTCCCACACGTGCGCCCACTCGTACCCGCCGTCGCGGTCGGGTCGATCGCGCTCGGCCTCCTGGTGCTCGCGGGGATCGTCCCCGCTGCGTTGGGCACCAGCCACTGA
- a CDS encoding multicopper oxidase domain-containing protein, whose translation MTPTHHRVVAIQMPIVYDGDGDHDPDGLMFALQAHRPLLEWVRDRWEDDDERLPRLHRRRQLAQVVVDNLARLELMIERLRSGDDDDLRLLTDLLRREQVPEYDEPEDRLSHGPRRRSSNAGAVRTNVHRTLEELRLALTELSDTDGLPQWRDLTHPPLEPEADAEDEVDEESDDGEGTDDEDLPLRVVGLSRGQRAAWRASWQEQIRILDDAIATCFERMESDPERRFDAAALAEASGMPERRVRRLVLNDHRRGVSGRGELTPAYDRFNPMRPVPVVAPLVLRTHVGERVTVEVENQIRGRRLGFHLQGDGLAGPGGKGVRHGDGAHVGGNPDTTLAYGERATFTYAARHEGAWPINDLADVRGRQDGSNVHGLFGALLVEPEGSHWHDPETGEDLTETSYCGLQHVDVIMPDERPGTPEHADFVDFNLDDVPRSHREFTVFMHDEPEVHSALHLGSEHTVMPISYRAEPMGNRLPHRMRRLAERTSAEPPDDQQSVDRSAVKWELGPDLDEVFWTARTPEGDWLERVAGEEQHHSSWLFGDPVTPILRAYRGDPCRIRLIHGGVKETHVYHLHVHQWRAVAADTAPPGTWGLDASGALRRRGSQLIDSITIGPQTAFTIEPLYGSGSRQEALGDIIWHCHLYPHFHHGMWGLWRSFDRLVDGTRALPDGTPCRALVPLPGRTPPAPDREHPGFPWFIDAVHPMKSPPPPAAVADQVDGRRRLLGMPPASDRERAAMHPACRDGEQPGALFVDLDGDAAAWNERCGLPRPRVLSYDIEVLTSRIDYNIDGWHDPNGHRYRLLAAQIREVDDQGRETVVEEEWFDLTREGNPEPVFPRANHGDIVELRLHNALGSFPADQYDLAQLPVECGLHVHLVKFDVLASDGSSTGFNYLSGASCREVVGPDRPGELRTVSRHRWVVDEEFGPCFFHDHLLANYRQKRGLWSALQVQPYGAQWHTSDQTRTAWHEPQAVIVPPAETGLPAYREACLGVGDFIPLLDRGGRTLNPPGELGGDDDPGSMGVGYRSAPLTFRGDDPSRWFSTSARSDISFHGTRGDPDTPVLQGYPDERLRIRLVQGSHEEQHSFGIHGMRWRRDWHQPRSRLVNQQTIGISEAFTVDIDPVDAGRYGPGDHLWRLGDIDDTWVGCWGYVRINQPRTESYAALPPLPRPGESAAEADERMRSARATPPRPQRIADDEYDESVRTYVVVARRTEHLHTGRHLTDPWGLTYLLAEMDPQEYAEARREGEWRPSVVQPSEGPLVLRVHRGEWIRLFLVNEVLRDDDAEAVRLPRFGVEPNPPRLPLEHLDDLGQPDRRTVTPRVSIHAALLQYDVRTHDGAHVGRNVDGTVSPLRTQSAHEHEPEDEGAGRVVLGDRHHARENWRELWWYADEQLAPASHADGPGQVCLLHDVADVRNHRHHGLIGAIVVEPGDVRPYRRRSRARRPDGYAGVAAEMRDRRGAVVAHEAVVLMQDGLRLSVDGHPELPVPDNDPGGDPEDRGQKGLNHRTALMHRGRPPHGALAGPPLATVEQGVPLWLRVVGAGDKPRQHTLTVHGLAWPVAPWVPGSAWVGSLSGIAGGTTEDVVALVEHPGDHALRSGAFRWATETGVWTMVRVEPHG comes from the coding sequence ATGACCCCTACCCACCACCGGGTCGTCGCGATACAGATGCCCATCGTCTACGACGGTGACGGCGACCACGACCCTGACGGTCTGATGTTCGCGCTCCAGGCGCACCGCCCGCTGCTGGAATGGGTCCGCGATCGCTGGGAGGACGACGACGAACGGCTGCCGCGACTGCACCGTCGGCGCCAGCTCGCCCAGGTCGTCGTCGACAACCTGGCGCGGCTCGAGCTGATGATCGAGCGGCTGCGCAGCGGGGACGACGACGATCTGCGGCTGCTGACCGACCTCCTGCGCCGGGAGCAGGTGCCGGAGTACGACGAACCCGAGGACCGGCTGTCCCACGGGCCACGCCGACGGTCGTCTAACGCGGGCGCCGTGCGCACCAACGTCCACCGCACCCTGGAGGAGCTGCGGCTCGCGCTGACCGAGCTCAGTGACACCGACGGCCTCCCGCAGTGGCGCGACCTCACCCACCCGCCGCTGGAGCCGGAGGCCGACGCGGAGGACGAGGTGGACGAGGAGTCCGATGATGGCGAGGGCACCGACGACGAGGACCTGCCGCTGCGGGTCGTCGGCCTCAGCCGCGGTCAACGGGCGGCCTGGAGAGCCAGCTGGCAGGAACAGATCCGCATCCTCGACGACGCCATCGCGACCTGCTTCGAACGGATGGAGTCCGATCCCGAGCGCCGCTTCGACGCGGCGGCGCTCGCCGAGGCGTCCGGGATGCCCGAGCGCCGGGTCCGCCGGCTCGTGCTCAACGACCACCGGCGTGGCGTGAGCGGACGCGGCGAGCTCACCCCGGCGTACGACCGGTTCAACCCGATGCGACCGGTGCCGGTCGTGGCACCCCTGGTGCTGCGCACCCACGTCGGTGAGCGCGTCACGGTGGAGGTCGAGAACCAGATCCGCGGCAGGCGGCTCGGCTTCCACCTGCAGGGCGACGGGCTGGCCGGGCCGGGCGGCAAAGGGGTGCGGCACGGCGACGGCGCTCACGTCGGCGGCAACCCCGACACGACGCTGGCGTACGGCGAGCGGGCGACGTTCACCTATGCCGCACGGCACGAAGGCGCCTGGCCGATCAACGACCTGGCCGACGTGCGGGGAAGGCAGGACGGCTCCAACGTCCACGGCCTGTTCGGTGCGCTGCTGGTCGAGCCGGAGGGCTCGCACTGGCACGACCCGGAGACGGGTGAGGACCTGACCGAGACGTCGTACTGCGGGCTGCAGCACGTCGACGTGATCATGCCGGACGAGCGGCCGGGGACGCCTGAGCACGCGGACTTCGTCGACTTCAACCTGGACGACGTGCCCCGCAGCCATCGTGAGTTCACGGTGTTCATGCACGACGAGCCGGAGGTCCACTCGGCGTTGCACCTGGGCAGCGAGCACACGGTGATGCCGATCTCGTATCGCGCCGAGCCGATGGGCAACCGACTACCCCACCGCATGCGCCGGCTGGCCGAACGCACATCTGCGGAGCCACCGGACGACCAGCAGAGCGTCGACCGGTCGGCGGTGAAGTGGGAGCTCGGCCCCGACCTGGACGAGGTGTTCTGGACCGCCCGAACGCCCGAGGGCGACTGGCTCGAACGGGTTGCGGGGGAGGAGCAGCACCACAGCTCGTGGCTGTTCGGTGACCCCGTGACTCCGATCCTGCGCGCCTACCGGGGCGACCCGTGCCGGATCCGGCTGATCCACGGCGGTGTGAAGGAGACACACGTCTACCACCTGCACGTGCACCAGTGGCGGGCGGTTGCTGCCGACACCGCACCTCCCGGCACGTGGGGCCTGGATGCGTCAGGAGCGTTGCGGCGCAGGGGTTCTCAGCTGATCGACTCCATCACGATCGGTCCCCAGACAGCCTTCACGATCGAGCCGCTGTACGGCTCGGGCAGTCGGCAGGAGGCGCTTGGCGACATCATCTGGCACTGCCACCTCTATCCCCACTTCCACCACGGCATGTGGGGCCTGTGGCGCAGCTTCGACCGGTTGGTCGACGGCACGCGAGCCCTTCCCGACGGCACACCGTGCCGTGCGCTGGTGCCGCTGCCGGGTCGTACGCCTCCCGCGCCGGACCGCGAGCACCCGGGCTTCCCGTGGTTCATCGACGCGGTGCACCCGATGAAGTCACCGCCACCGCCCGCAGCCGTCGCTGACCAGGTCGACGGGCGCAGGCGGCTGCTCGGGATGCCTCCCGCCTCCGATCGGGAGCGCGCCGCGATGCACCCGGCCTGCCGTGACGGTGAGCAGCCCGGCGCGCTGTTCGTCGACCTCGACGGTGATGCTGCCGCGTGGAACGAACGGTGCGGTCTGCCACGGCCGCGCGTGCTGTCGTACGACATCGAGGTGCTGACCAGTCGTATCGACTACAACATCGACGGATGGCACGACCCGAACGGCCATCGCTACCGCCTGCTCGCCGCGCAGATCCGGGAGGTCGACGACCAGGGCAGGGAGACGGTCGTCGAGGAGGAGTGGTTCGACCTGACCCGGGAGGGCAACCCCGAGCCGGTCTTTCCGCGCGCCAACCACGGCGACATCGTCGAGCTGCGACTGCACAACGCGCTCGGGAGCTTCCCGGCCGACCAGTACGACCTGGCCCAGCTGCCGGTGGAGTGCGGCTTGCACGTGCACCTCGTGAAGTTCGACGTGCTCGCGTCCGACGGGTCCTCGACGGGCTTCAACTACCTGTCCGGGGCCAGCTGTCGCGAGGTCGTCGGGCCGGACCGCCCGGGTGAGCTGCGCACCGTGAGCCGGCACCGGTGGGTGGTCGACGAGGAGTTCGGGCCGTGCTTCTTCCACGACCACCTGCTCGCCAACTATCGGCAGAAGCGCGGGCTCTGGTCGGCGCTCCAGGTGCAGCCGTACGGTGCCCAGTGGCACACCAGCGACCAGACCCGCACCGCCTGGCACGAGCCGCAGGCGGTCATCGTGCCCCCGGCGGAGACGGGCCTGCCGGCCTACCGCGAGGCGTGCCTCGGCGTCGGCGACTTCATCCCGCTGCTCGACCGCGGAGGCCGTACGCTGAACCCGCCCGGCGAGCTCGGGGGTGACGACGACCCGGGGTCGATGGGCGTGGGCTATCGGTCCGCACCCCTGACCTTCAGAGGCGACGACCCGTCGCGCTGGTTCAGCACGAGCGCGCGTAGTGACATCAGCTTCCACGGCACTCGTGGCGACCCGGACACCCCTGTGCTGCAAGGCTATCCGGACGAACGGCTGCGCATCCGGCTCGTGCAGGGCTCGCACGAGGAGCAGCACTCGTTCGGCATCCACGGCATGCGCTGGCGTCGTGACTGGCACCAGCCCCGGTCCCGGCTGGTGAACCAGCAGACCATCGGCATCTCCGAGGCGTTCACCGTCGACATCGACCCGGTCGACGCCGGCCGCTACGGACCGGGCGACCACCTGTGGCGCCTCGGCGACATCGACGACACCTGGGTCGGCTGCTGGGGGTACGTGCGCATCAACCAACCCAGGACCGAGTCCTACGCCGCGCTTCCGCCGCTGCCGAGACCCGGTGAGAGTGCCGCCGAGGCGGACGAGCGGATGAGGTCGGCGCGCGCCACACCGCCCCGGCCGCAGCGCATCGCGGACGACGAGTACGACGAGTCGGTCCGCACCTACGTCGTCGTCGCACGCCGCACCGAGCACCTGCACACCGGACGCCACCTCACCGACCCGTGGGGCCTCACCTACCTGCTCGCCGAGATGGACCCGCAGGAGTACGCCGAGGCGCGGCGTGAGGGGGAGTGGCGACCGTCCGTCGTACAGCCGAGCGAGGGACCGCTCGTGCTGCGCGTGCACCGAGGCGAGTGGATCCGGCTGTTCCTCGTCAACGAGGTGCTGCGCGACGACGACGCCGAAGCCGTCCGGCTACCGAGGTTCGGCGTCGAGCCCAACCCGCCGCGGCTGCCGCTGGAGCACCTCGATGACCTCGGTCAGCCGGACCGCCGGACGGTGACACCGCGCGTCTCGATCCATGCGGCGCTGCTGCAGTACGACGTACGCACCCACGACGGCGCGCACGTCGGCCGCAACGTCGACGGCACGGTCTCGCCGCTGCGTACCCAGAGCGCGCACGAGCACGAGCCCGAGGACGAGGGCGCCGGACGCGTCGTGCTGGGCGACCGACACCATGCGCGGGAGAACTGGCGCGAGCTGTGGTGGTACGCGGACGAACAGCTCGCACCGGCCAGTCACGCGGACGGCCCCGGACAGGTGTGCCTGCTGCACGACGTGGCCGACGTGCGCAACCACCGCCACCACGGGCTGATCGGCGCGATCGTGGTGGAGCCGGGAGACGTGCGCCCGTACCGACGGCGCTCGCGGGCACGACGGCCCGATGGGTACGCCGGTGTGGCCGCCGAGATGCGCGACCGTCGCGGAGCGGTCGTCGCGCACGAGGCGGTGGTGCTGATGCAGGACGGCCTGCGGCTGTCCGTGGACGGACACCCGGAGCTGCCGGTGCCCGACAACGATCCCGGTGGCGATCCGGAGGACCGTGGCCAGAAGGGCCTGAACCATCGGACGGCGCTGATGCACCGCGGCCGGCCTCCGCACGGGGCGTTGGCCGGTCCGCCGCTGGCGACGGTCGAGCAGGGCGTACCTCTGTGGCTGCGCGTGGTCGGCGCGGGTGACAAGCCACGTCAGCACACGCTGACCGTGCACGGCCTGGCCTGGCCCGTGGCGCCGTGGGTGCCTGGGTCCGCGTGGGTGGGCTCGCTGTCCGGCATCGCCGGCGGCACCACGGAGGACGTCGTGGCGCTCGTCGAGCACCCGGGCGACCATGCCCTACGGTCCGGAGCCTTCCGCTGGGCCACCGAGACCGGTGTCTGGACCATGGTGCGAGTCGAGCCGCACGGCTGA
- a CDS encoding cystathionine gamma-synthase: MTEQSAQPGFSTRAIHAGQEPDPRTGAVVPAIYQTSTYKQDGVGGFREGYEYSRSANPTRTALETCIAELEGGARGFAFASGLAGEDTIMRALLAPGQHMIVPTDAYGGTYRLINKVQRAWGVDHSLAKVSQPDAIRGEIRPGVTKMVWIETPTNPMLGISDIAAVAEIAHEAGALLVVDNTFASPYLQQPISLGADIVVHSTTKYCGGHSDVVGGAVVVAKDVAVQEFSDAAERIGFHQNSMGAVAGPMDSWLTLRGLKTLAVRMERHSDNAEKVVEFLQSRKDVTHIHYPGLDSHPGHDIAAKQMKRFGGMVSFQIEGGVDRALDVVGRTKVWTLGESLGGVESLIEHPGRMTHASVAGTELEVPADLIRLSTGIEDADDLIADLEQALGA; encoded by the coding sequence ATGACAGAGCAGTCAGCGCAGCCAGGGTTCTCCACGCGTGCGATCCACGCCGGCCAGGAGCCGGACCCGCGCACCGGAGCCGTCGTCCCCGCGATCTACCAGACCTCGACCTACAAGCAGGACGGCGTCGGTGGCTTCCGCGAGGGGTATGAGTACTCCCGCTCGGCCAACCCCACGCGTACGGCGTTGGAGACCTGCATCGCCGAGCTCGAAGGCGGCGCACGAGGATTCGCGTTCGCGTCCGGTCTCGCCGGTGAGGACACGATCATGCGGGCCCTGCTCGCGCCCGGGCAGCACATGATCGTCCCGACCGACGCGTACGGCGGCACCTACCGCCTCATCAACAAGGTGCAGCGGGCCTGGGGCGTCGACCACAGCCTCGCCAAGGTCAGCCAGCCCGACGCGATCCGCGGCGAGATCCGCCCCGGCGTCACCAAGATGGTGTGGATCGAGACGCCCACCAACCCGATGCTCGGCATCTCCGACATCGCCGCGGTCGCCGAGATCGCTCACGAGGCGGGCGCGCTGCTGGTCGTCGACAACACGTTCGCGTCGCCCTACCTGCAGCAGCCGATCTCGCTCGGCGCCGACATCGTCGTGCACTCCACCACGAAGTACTGCGGCGGTCACTCCGACGTCGTCGGCGGCGCTGTCGTGGTCGCGAAAGACGTTGCGGTGCAAGAGTTCTCGGACGCGGCCGAGCGCATCGGGTTCCACCAGAACTCCATGGGAGCGGTCGCCGGTCCGATGGACTCCTGGCTCACGCTGCGCGGCCTGAAGACCCTCGCCGTACGCATGGAGCGGCACAGCGACAACGCCGAGAAGGTCGTCGAGTTCCTGCAGTCACGCAAGGACGTCACGCACATCCACTACCCGGGCCTGGACTCCCACCCCGGCCACGACATCGCCGCCAAGCAGATGAAGCGGTTCGGCGGCATGGTGAGCTTCCAGATCGAGGGCGGGGTCGACCGCGCGCTCGACGTCGTGGGTCGTACGAAGGTCTGGACCCTCGGTGAGTCGCTCGGCGGCGTCGAGTCGCTGATCGAGCACCCGGGGCGCATGACCCACGCGAGCGTCGCGGGCACCGAGCTGGAGGTGCCGGCCGACCTGATCCGCCTGTCGACCGGCATCGAGGACGCCGACGACCTGATCGCCGATCTCGAGCAGGCCCTCGGCGCCTGA